A stretch of the Neisseria sp. DTU_2020_1000833_1_SI_GRL_NUU_006 genome encodes the following:
- a CDS encoding cupin-like domain-containing protein yields MGFKLTPIDVVDDISREDFYQNYLKPRRPVVIKGLTRNWPARDKWSLDYMKETVGDIVVPLYDSAKADPSAPINAASTEMRFSDYIDLIKREPTDLRIFLFDPIKHAPALLNDYVFPKELMGGFLDRYPTLFFGGTGSETFLHYDIDMAHIFHTHFGKKHIILFDYKWKERLFRIPFATYALEDYHVDNPDTERFPELEGVEGIECFLEYGDTLFMPTGWWHWMKYLDGSFSISLRAWDESWAVKAHSLWNLTVQRKFDDFMKARFKARYMNWKEQLACKRARRAWERGMPR; encoded by the coding sequence ATGGGTTTCAAACTTACTCCGATTGATGTTGTTGATGACATCAGCCGCGAAGATTTTTATCAGAATTATCTCAAGCCGCGCCGTCCTGTCGTGATCAAAGGACTGACCCGCAACTGGCCTGCCCGCGACAAATGGTCGCTGGACTATATGAAAGAAACTGTCGGCGATATCGTCGTTCCCTTGTACGACAGCGCCAAAGCCGACCCTTCCGCGCCGATTAACGCCGCCAGTACGGAAATGCGCTTCAGCGACTATATCGATCTGATCAAACGCGAGCCGACGGATTTGCGGATTTTCTTATTTGACCCCATCAAACACGCTCCCGCCTTGCTGAACGATTACGTTTTCCCCAAAGAGCTGATGGGCGGATTCTTAGACCGATACCCTACCCTGTTTTTCGGCGGTACCGGTTCGGAAACCTTCCTGCACTACGACATCGATATGGCGCACATCTTCCATACGCATTTCGGCAAGAAACACATCATCTTGTTCGATTACAAATGGAAAGAGCGTCTGTTCCGCATTCCTTTTGCCACTTACGCGCTGGAAGACTACCACGTCGACAATCCCGATACCGAACGCTTCCCCGAGCTTGAGGGCGTCGAGGGCATCGAATGTTTCTTGGAATACGGCGACACCCTGTTCATGCCGACCGGCTGGTGGCATTGGATGAAATACCTTGACGGCTCATTCTCCATCTCCCTGCGCGCATGGGATGAAAGCTGGGCGGTTAAGGCACACAGCCTGTGGAACCTGACCGTACAGCGCAAGTTCGATGACTTCATGAAAGCCCGCTTCAAAGCACGCTACATGAATTGGAAAGAACAGCTTGCCTGCAAACGCGCCCGCCGCGCATGGGAACGCGGCATGCCTCGTTAA
- a CDS encoding aminodeoxychorismate/anthranilate synthase component II, with the protein MLLFIDNYDSFTYNIVQYFAELGQEVVVRRNDDITLEEIEALKPQYLVIGPGPCSPKEAGISVAAMLHFAGKLPIMGVCLGHQTIGEAFGGDVVRAKTLMHGKVSPVFHLNKGMFKDLPNPVTCTRYHSLVIARDTLPDCLEVTAWTEDQEIMGVRHKEYAIEGVQFHPEALLTEHGHDMLKNFLEEFKNFQASAA; encoded by the coding sequence ATGCTTTTGTTCATTGATAACTATGACAGTTTCACTTACAACATCGTCCAATATTTCGCCGAACTCGGTCAGGAAGTCGTCGTCCGCCGCAACGACGATATTACGCTTGAAGAAATCGAAGCTTTGAAACCGCAATATCTCGTTATCGGGCCGGGTCCTTGTTCGCCGAAAGAGGCGGGCATTTCGGTCGCTGCCATGCTCCATTTCGCCGGCAAGCTGCCGATTATGGGCGTGTGCCTCGGGCATCAGACGATAGGCGAAGCGTTCGGCGGGGATGTGGTGCGGGCAAAAACGCTGATGCACGGCAAAGTTTCGCCCGTGTTCCATTTGAACAAAGGCATGTTCAAAGATTTGCCCAATCCCGTTACCTGCACGCGTTATCACAGCCTTGTCATCGCCCGCGATACGCTGCCCGATTGCTTGGAAGTAACCGCATGGACGGAAGATCAGGAAATCATGGGCGTGCGACACAAGGAATACGCCATTGAAGGCGTGCAGTTCCACCCCGAAGCCCTGTTGACCGAACACGGACACGATATGTTGAAAAACTTTTTGGAAGAATTTAAAAACTTCCAAGCGTCCGCCGCTTAA
- the trpD gene encoding anthranilate phosphoribosyltransferase, with translation MITPQQAIERLISNNELFYDEMTDLMRQIMSGQVPPEQIAAILTGLRIKVETVSEITAAAAVMREFAAKVPLKNSDDLVDIVGTGGDGAKTFNISTTSMFVAAAAGAKVAKHGGRSVSSSSGAADVMEQMGAVLNITPEQVAESIRQTGLGFMFAQNHHSAMRHVAPVRRSLGFRSIFNILGPLTNPAGAPNQLLGVFHIDLCGILSRVLKQLGSKHVLVVCGEGGLDEITLTGKTRVAELKDGEIREYDISPTDFGIEIRRDLDEIKVANAQESLEKMDEVLSGKHGAARDIVLLNAAAALYAGNVVPSLSDGVKAAEAAIDSGKAKAKKEEFVRFTQQFAKE, from the coding sequence ATGATTACACCGCAACAAGCCATCGAACGCTTAATCAGCAACAACGAATTGTTTTACGACGAAATGACCGACCTGATGCGCCAGATTATGAGCGGGCAGGTGCCGCCAGAACAAATCGCCGCCATCTTGACCGGATTGCGGATTAAAGTCGAAACCGTATCGGAAATCACCGCCGCCGCCGCCGTCATGCGCGAATTTGCCGCCAAAGTGCCGCTGAAAAATTCAGACGACCTCGTCGATATTGTCGGCACGGGCGGGGACGGTGCAAAAACCTTCAATATTTCCACGACTTCAATGTTTGTCGCGGCGGCGGCAGGCGCGAAAGTCGCCAAACATGGCGGACGCTCCGTTTCCTCGTCCAGCGGCGCGGCGGACGTGATGGAGCAGATGGGTGCGGTGTTGAACATTACGCCTGAGCAAGTCGCCGAAAGCATCCGTCAAACAGGCTTGGGCTTTATGTTTGCCCAAAACCATCACAGCGCGATGCGCCACGTCGCGCCTGTGCGCCGTTCGCTCGGGTTTAGAAGCATTTTCAATATCTTGGGGCCGCTGACCAACCCCGCCGGCGCGCCGAACCAGCTTTTGGGCGTGTTCCACATTGATTTATGCGGCATCCTGTCGCGCGTATTGAAACAGCTTGGTTCCAAACACGTTTTGGTCGTGTGCGGCGAAGGCGGTTTGGACGAAATCACGCTGACGGGCAAAACCCGCGTTGCCGAGCTGAAAGACGGAGAAATCCGCGAATACGACATCAGCCCCACAGATTTCGGCATTGAAATCCGCCGCGATTTGGACGAAATCAAAGTCGCCAACGCGCAAGAGTCTTTGGAAAAAATGGATGAAGTGTTGAGCGGCAAACATGGCGCGGCACGCGACATCGTCCTGCTCAACGCCGCCGCCGCGCTCTATGCCGGCAATGTCGTGCCTTCGTTGTCGGACGGTGTCAAAGCCGCCGAAGCAGCCATCGATTCAGGCAAGGCAAAAGCGAAAAAAGAAGAATTTGTCCGCTTTACGCAGCAATTTGCCAAAGAGTAA
- a CDS encoding HlyD family efflux transporter periplasmic adaptor subunit: MKKAVIASFAVALAAGGVWYVLQNQKETLPAWIAQSNGRLELNRIDVASLYPGRVKAVLVEEGADVKEGDILAELSSETSNSRLEEARAAELRQEEAVGRAKAAEAQMKQTVARAQANVDANRQQLRVAKMELDNARKLLADQLVSQSEVTKRQADYERAVAAVKAAEAARDEAQATVAQSAAAQAEARAGVEQARAAVKSATSANDDMNIRAPIAGRVEYTIAEAGNVVAAGSKVVSLLDPADVSMNIFLPTDSISRLKVNDEARIRLDGIDAVFPAKIKFIATDAQFTPKSVETVDERAKLMFKVKLQVPRETAVKYNRLLKGGLTGNGFVKTDAKAAWPAELAVRLPN; encoded by the coding sequence ATGAAAAAAGCTGTTATTGCTTCTTTTGCCGTCGCGCTGGCTGCGGGCGGTGTGTGGTATGTCCTTCAAAACCAAAAAGAAACCCTGCCGGCATGGATTGCGCAATCCAACGGGCGGCTGGAGCTGAACCGCATCGATGTCGCCAGCCTGTATCCGGGGCGGGTGAAGGCGGTATTGGTGGAAGAGGGCGCGGACGTGAAAGAGGGCGATATTCTGGCGGAACTGTCGTCTGAAACCAGCAACAGCCGTTTGGAAGAAGCGCGGGCAGCGGAATTGCGGCAAGAAGAGGCGGTCGGGCGCGCCAAAGCTGCCGAAGCGCAGATGAAACAGACGGTTGCGCGCGCGCAGGCAAATGTGGACGCGAATAGGCAGCAGCTTCGCGTGGCGAAAATGGAGCTGGACAATGCGCGCAAATTGCTTGCCGACCAGCTGGTGTCGCAATCGGAAGTTACCAAGCGTCAGGCGGATTATGAGCGTGCTGTCGCGGCGGTCAAAGCGGCTGAAGCGGCGCGGGACGAAGCGCAGGCGACGGTAGCGCAAAGTGCCGCCGCACAAGCGGAAGCGCGCGCCGGTGTCGAACAGGCGAGGGCGGCAGTCAAATCGGCAACATCCGCCAACGATGATATGAATATCCGAGCGCCAATAGCGGGCAGGGTGGAATACACCATTGCGGAAGCGGGCAACGTGGTCGCGGCGGGTTCGAAAGTGGTCAGCCTGCTTGATCCTGCCGATGTTTCGATGAATATTTTTCTGCCGACCGACAGCATAAGTCGTCTGAAAGTCAATGATGAGGCGCGTATCCGTTTGGACGGCATTGATGCGGTGTTCCCCGCCAAAATCAAATTTATCGCGACGGACGCGCAATTTACGCCCAAGTCGGTAGAAACGGTTGATGAACGCGCGAAACTGATGTTTAAAGTGAAATTGCAAGTGCCGCGCGAAACGGCGGTGAAATACAACCGTCTGCTGAAAGGCGGGCTGACGGGCAATGGTTTTGTAAAAACCGACGCTAAGGCGGCTTGGCCTGCCGAGTTGGCGGTGAGGTTGCCGAATTAA
- the glgX gene encoding glycogen debranching protein GlgX, with amino-acid sequence MKTKTWRIEEGAPYPMGVSLTEEGANFALFSIHAEKVELCLFDKGKETRLEMPSRRGSVFYGFVPEVGAGQRYGFRVYGRADAPGGPCFNPNKLLIDPYSKKIDGKPSYRDDEEMAWFRPEDGRDNAAVAPKSVVVGDDDFDWGDDRRPNHPWGRTIVYEAHVKGFTKQFPDLEHAGTYQALTDPRVIDYLKTLGVTAVELLPVHQHLDEYHLQKMGLSNYWGYNTYSHFAVEPSYAADAERAAEELKQAVKALHQAGLEVILDVVYNHTAEQDEKGPMLCQRGIDNALWYWLKPDGSYENWSGCGNTLNIVRRDVTRWAADSLRYWAEAFHVDGFRFDLGTVLGREPDFQAYGRFFQVVYQDPVLARCKLIVEAWDIGEGGYHLGNFPQPFAEWNGRFRDDMRAFWVWESGNLGAFAERLAGSSDIFNHSGRHPSASINFITAHDGFTLRDLVSYNEKHNHANGEDNRDGHNENISYNHGIEGETEDAAILEDRSYTVKALLASLFLANGTPMLLAGDEFGNSQQGNNNSYCQDNPITWLDWQQADEALQGYTRDLIRLRQEIKLLGDDVWWKQERVRWLNIQGEPMSELCWHNRGAKAMQIVLDDEWLLLINAKRSQQIFNLPQGSWQISCVPSEKFNYNTDGKLTVEHMGIWILQRKHTSPSI; translated from the coding sequence ATGAAAACCAAAACATGGCGCATTGAAGAAGGTGCGCCTTATCCGATGGGCGTGTCGCTGACTGAGGAAGGGGCGAATTTTGCGCTGTTTTCCATTCATGCCGAAAAAGTCGAGCTGTGCCTCTTTGACAAGGGAAAGGAAACCCGGTTGGAAATGCCTTCGCGGCGCGGGTCGGTGTTTTATGGTTTTGTGCCGGAGGTCGGGGCAGGGCAGCGGTATGGTTTTCGTGTTTACGGACGCGCTGATGCGCCGGGCGGCCCGTGTTTCAATCCAAACAAATTGTTGATTGACCCGTATTCTAAAAAAATCGACGGCAAACCGAGTTATCGGGATGATGAGGAAATGGCGTGGTTCCGTCCGGAAGACGGGCGGGACAATGCGGCGGTGGCACCCAAAAGCGTGGTAGTGGGCGACGATGATTTCGATTGGGGCGACGACCGCCGCCCGAACCATCCGTGGGGCAGGACGATAGTGTACGAAGCCCATGTGAAAGGGTTTACCAAGCAGTTCCCCGATTTGGAACACGCGGGAACGTATCAAGCCCTGACCGATCCGCGCGTGATTGATTATTTGAAAACTTTGGGCGTTACCGCCGTCGAGCTGCTGCCGGTACACCAGCATTTGGACGAATACCACCTGCAAAAAATGGGCTTGAGCAATTATTGGGGCTACAACACTTATTCCCATTTTGCCGTCGAGCCGTCTTATGCCGCCGATGCCGAGCGCGCGGCGGAAGAGTTGAAGCAGGCGGTCAAAGCCTTGCACCAGGCGGGCTTGGAAGTGATATTGGATGTCGTGTACAACCATACCGCCGAGCAGGATGAAAAAGGTCCGATGCTTTGCCAGCGCGGCATAGACAATGCTTTGTGGTATTGGCTGAAGCCCGACGGCAGCTATGAAAACTGGTCGGGTTGCGGCAATACGTTGAACATCGTCCGCCGCGACGTAACTCGCTGGGCGGCGGACAGCCTGCGCTATTGGGCGGAAGCGTTTCATGTAGACGGTTTCCGCTTCGACTTGGGAACGGTATTGGGGCGCGAACCGGATTTTCAGGCTTACGGACGCTTTTTTCAGGTGGTGTACCAAGACCCCGTGTTGGCACGCTGCAAACTGATTGTCGAGGCGTGGGACATCGGCGAAGGCGGCTATCACTTGGGCAATTTCCCGCAGCCTTTTGCCGAGTGGAACGGACGTTTCCGCGACGATATGCGCGCGTTTTGGGTGTGGGAAAGCGGCAATTTAGGTGCGTTTGCCGAACGTCTGGCGGGGTCGTCTGATATTTTCAACCACAGCGGCCGTCATCCTTCCGCCAGCATCAATTTCATCACCGCACACGATGGTTTTACGCTGCGCGATTTGGTCAGCTACAACGAAAAACACAACCATGCCAACGGCGAAGACAACCGCGACGGGCATAACGAAAACATCAGCTACAACCACGGCATCGAGGGCGAAACCGAAGATGCGGCAATTTTGGAAGACCGCTCCTACACCGTCAAAGCCTTGCTTGCTTCGCTGTTCCTTGCCAACGGCACGCCCATGCTGCTGGCGGGCGACGAGTTCGGCAACAGCCAACAGGGGAACAACAATAGTTATTGTCAGGACAACCCGATTACTTGGCTGGATTGGCAGCAGGCGGACGAAGCGTTGCAAGGCTATACGCGCGATTTAATCCGCCTGCGCCAAGAAATCAAATTATTGGGCGATGATGTCTGGTGGAAACAAGAGCGCGTCCGCTGGCTCAATATTCAAGGCGAACCGATGAGCGAGCTTTGTTGGCACAACCGCGGCGCAAAAGCCATGCAGATCGTTTTGGATGATGAATGGCTGCTGTTGATCAACGCCAAACGTAGTCAACAAATATTTAACCTGCCTCAAGGAAGTTGGCAGATTTCTTGCGTACCATCCGAGAAGTTTAATTACAATACAGACGGCAAACTGACAGTCGAACATATGGGTATTTGGATTTTGCAGCGTAAGCATACATCGCCGAGTATATGA
- a CDS encoding glycogen/starch/alpha-glucan phosphorylase — MAKKKQPISGFDYVMPKPDAETIRKSIVYKLIFILGVDPKEATEHQWLNAAMLAARDLIAEDFLKTRRAHIDNGKRMVYYLSMEFLLGRAFVNALINEGVYAEFEEAFKQLGKEFADICEQEQDPGLGNGGLGRLAACFLDSLATLRIPAMGYGIRYQYGMFKQEIVDGQQVEKPDLWLDQDLAWQIGRPNKQYAVSFGGQVINMGDKKEWHPSEEISAMAYDEIIPGYGGDVANPLRLWTAHAGNRFDLADFNRGDYASAVRAQNSDENISRVLYPNDSTDSGRELRLKQEYFLVSASVQDIVARHKCRFPSIKNLADKVAIHLNDTHPVLAIPELMRILIDEEGIAWTEAWNMCCKIFSYTNHTLMSEALETWPVDLMGRLLPRHLDIIFEINAYFLNALRAIGNFDDDFVRRVSIIDENNGRRVRMAWLAVIGSHKVNGVAKIHSDLMTTSIFADFAKVFPERFTNVTNGVTPRRWINIANPELTRFLDKHLGEQDWRLHLDNLTKLNEKVDDVSVQAEFGAVKKAAKERLAKYIETELGIKVNTDALFDIQIKRIHEYKRQALNVMHIVDRYNKILENPDFDWQPRVFIFAGKAASAYYMAKKIIRLINDVAKTINNDERIRDLIKVVYIPNYSVSLAQIIIPAADLHEQISLAGTEASGTSNMKFALNGALCMGTLDGANVEILEKVGADNCFIFGNTVEQVEELRRNGYDPLGYIERDHDLRRVVNQISSGTFSPEEPNRYNDVLQPYGDFYQLMADFRSYIDTQYKADEHYRDVAAWRKSALINIANMGFFSSDRSIADYCRDIWYIKPLTLKELPKHQ, encoded by the coding sequence ATGGCTAAGAAAAAACAACCCATTTCAGGTTTTGATTACGTCATGCCGAAACCGGATGCCGAAACCATCCGCAAGTCCATCGTCTATAAATTGATTTTCATTTTGGGCGTCGATCCGAAAGAGGCGACCGAACACCAATGGCTCAACGCCGCCATGCTCGCCGCGCGCGACCTGATTGCGGAAGACTTCCTTAAAACCCGCCGCGCCCACATCGACAACGGCAAACGCATGGTTTACTACCTTTCCATGGAATTCCTGTTGGGACGCGCCTTCGTTAACGCTTTGATTAACGAAGGCGTGTATGCCGAATTTGAAGAGGCGTTCAAACAACTGGGTAAAGAGTTCGCCGACATCTGCGAACAAGAACAAGACCCCGGTTTGGGCAACGGCGGTTTGGGTCGTCTTGCCGCCTGTTTCCTCGACTCGCTCGCTACTTTGCGCATTCCCGCCATGGGCTACGGCATCCGCTATCAATACGGTATGTTCAAACAAGAAATCGTGGACGGTCAGCAAGTCGAAAAACCCGATTTGTGGCTCGACCAAGATTTGGCATGGCAAATCGGCCGTCCGAACAAACAATACGCCGTCAGCTTCGGCGGACAGGTCATCAATATGGGTGACAAAAAAGAATGGCATCCGAGCGAAGAAATTTCCGCGATGGCATACGATGAAATCATTCCCGGCTACGGCGGCGACGTTGCTAATCCGTTGCGCCTGTGGACGGCTCACGCCGGCAACCGCTTCGATTTAGCAGACTTCAACCGCGGCGATTACGCTTCCGCCGTCCGTGCGCAAAACAGCGATGAAAACATCTCGCGCGTCCTCTATCCGAACGACTCCACCGACAGCGGCCGCGAACTGCGCCTGAAACAGGAATATTTCCTTGTTTCCGCATCCGTACAAGACATCGTGGCGCGCCACAAATGCCGTTTCCCCAGCATCAAAAACCTTGCCGATAAAGTCGCCATCCACCTGAACGATACCCACCCCGTACTGGCGATTCCCGAGCTGATGCGCATCCTGATTGACGAAGAAGGCATTGCGTGGACCGAAGCATGGAATATGTGCTGCAAGATTTTCTCTTACACCAACCACACCCTGATGAGCGAAGCCTTGGAAACTTGGCCGGTCGATTTGATGGGCCGCCTGCTGCCGCGCCATTTGGACATCATCTTTGAAATCAACGCCTACTTCCTGAACGCCCTGCGCGCCATCGGCAACTTTGACGACGACTTCGTCCGCCGCGTGTCCATCATCGATGAGAACAACGGCCGCCGTGTCCGCATGGCATGGCTGGCGGTTATCGGTTCGCACAAAGTCAACGGCGTGGCGAAAATCCACTCCGACCTGATGACCACTTCCATATTCGCCGACTTTGCCAAAGTGTTCCCCGAACGCTTCACCAACGTAACCAACGGCGTAACCCCGCGACGCTGGATCAACATCGCCAACCCCGAGTTGACCCGCTTCCTCGATAAACACTTGGGCGAACAAGACTGGCGCCTGCATTTGGACAATCTGACCAAGCTCAACGAAAAAGTTGACGATGTAAGCGTGCAGGCAGAATTCGGCGCAGTGAAAAAAGCCGCCAAAGAACGCCTCGCCAAATACATCGAAACCGAATTGGGCATCAAGGTCAACACGGACGCGCTGTTTGACATCCAAATCAAACGCATCCACGAATACAAACGCCAAGCGTTGAACGTGATGCACATCGTCGACCGCTACAACAAAATCCTGGAAAACCCGGATTTCGACTGGCAGCCGCGCGTCTTCATCTTTGCCGGTAAAGCCGCATCCGCCTACTACATGGCGAAAAAAATCATCCGCCTGATTAACGACGTAGCGAAAACCATCAACAACGACGAACGCATTCGCGACCTGATTAAAGTCGTCTATATCCCGAATTACAGCGTCAGCCTCGCCCAAATCATCATCCCCGCCGCCGATTTGCACGAACAAATCTCATTGGCAGGCACGGAGGCATCCGGCACCAGCAACATGAAATTTGCCCTCAACGGCGCGCTCTGTATGGGTACGCTGGACGGCGCGAACGTTGAAATTCTGGAAAAAGTCGGCGCGGACAACTGCTTTATCTTCGGCAACACCGTCGAGCAAGTGGAAGAACTCCGCCGCAACGGCTACGACCCGCTGGGCTACATCGAACGCGATCACGACCTGCGCCGCGTCGTCAACCAAATCAGCAGCGGCACGTTCTCCCCCGAAGAACCGAACCGCTACAACGACGTCCTGCAACCTTACGGCGATTTCTATCAACTGATGGCGGATTTCCGCAGCTACATCGACACGCAATACAAAGCGGACGAACACTACCGCGATGTTGCTGCATGGCGAAAATCCGCATTGATCAACATCGCCAACATGGGCTTCTTCTCATCCGACCGATCCATCGCCGACTACTGCCGCGATATTTGGTACATCAAGCCGCTGACTTTGAAAGAGCTGCCTAAGCACCAATAA
- a CDS encoding MBOAT family protein gives MPLLSIEFAVFFIAFLPIYWAFVRMPSMQNVLLLLAGMGWLYHLNPIFAAIIACYSSCVHLLGLLMSSENENVRKFWLGFGVATALAVLCFFKYFDFFRPFIRQYTGQSEIVDILMPLGLSYYTFQSLAYLVYCCRHPMGDRFAWHELLLHLSFFPTITSGPIIRAAAFKSIDGEQAGALEQIRTAEPRALVRPALAVCLILLGIAKKWWLAGALGDGWVSPVFENPAQFDGWGVLSGVYGYTFQLFFDFSGYSDLVIGMAMLLGFRLPKNFAAPLRAFNIRDFWNRWHISLSTWIRDYIYIPLGGNKHGFVLTQFNLLLAMVLSGVWHGYGWNFLLWGALHGVALILLNCGDKIFGRDGSRRLKILRPLAWFVTFHFVCFTFVVFNTGSLADTQMVFDALFANESGWEAPKQADILLLAAFGLMILLYPYLLRLFDGAVAALEKMPMWLWFIPLTLVLVLIIVLAPSGIPGFIYADF, from the coding sequence ATGCCGTTGCTGTCGATTGAATTCGCGGTATTTTTTATTGCTTTTTTGCCTATTTATTGGGCATTTGTCCGTATGCCGTCGATGCAGAATGTTTTGCTTCTGCTGGCGGGAATGGGCTGGCTGTATCACTTGAATCCCATCTTTGCCGCCATAATTGCCTGCTATTCGTCCTGCGTGCATTTGCTCGGCCTGTTGATGTCGTCTGAAAACGAAAACGTACGGAAATTCTGGCTGGGCTTCGGCGTAGCGACTGCTTTGGCAGTATTGTGTTTCTTCAAATATTTCGACTTTTTCCGCCCGTTTATCCGCCAATACACGGGGCAGAGCGAGATTGTCGATATCTTGATGCCTTTGGGGCTGTCTTATTACACATTTCAATCTTTGGCTTATTTGGTGTACTGCTGCCGTCATCCGATGGGCGACCGCTTTGCGTGGCATGAATTGCTGCTGCATTTGAGCTTTTTCCCGACGATTACTTCCGGGCCGATTATCCGTGCCGCGGCGTTTAAAAGCATAGACGGCGAACAGGCGGGGGCTTTGGAACAGATTCGGACTGCCGAACCGCGCGCATTGGTACGCCCTGCGCTGGCGGTGTGCTTGATTTTGCTGGGCATTGCTAAAAAATGGTGGCTGGCGGGTGCGCTAGGAGACGGCTGGGTATCGCCCGTTTTCGAGAATCCCGCCCAATTTGACGGCTGGGGCGTGTTGTCGGGGGTGTACGGCTATACTTTCCAGCTTTTCTTCGATTTTTCAGGCTATTCGGATTTGGTCATTGGGATGGCGATGCTGCTCGGTTTCCGCCTGCCGAAAAACTTTGCCGCTCCGCTGCGCGCATTCAATATCCGCGACTTCTGGAACCGTTGGCACATCAGCCTTTCCACTTGGATACGCGACTATATTTATATTCCTTTGGGCGGCAACAAACACGGCTTCGTCCTGACGCAGTTCAACTTGCTGCTGGCAATGGTGTTGTCGGGCGTTTGGCACGGCTACGGCTGGAATTTCCTGCTGTGGGGCGCGCTGCACGGCGTGGCATTGATTTTGCTCAACTGCGGCGACAAAATATTCGGGCGGGACGGTTCACGTCGTCTGAAAATCTTGCGTCCGCTTGCCTGGTTCGTCACTTTCCATTTCGTCTGCTTCACTTTCGTCGTGTTCAACACCGGCAGCCTCGCCGATACGCAGATGGTATTTGATGCCTTGTTCGCCAACGAATCGGGGTGGGAGGCTCCAAAGCAGGCGGATATCCTGTTGCTTGCCGCGTTTGGCCTGATGATTTTGCTCTACCCGTATTTGCTTCGCCTGTTTGACGGCGCAGTGGCGGCATTGGAAAAAATGCCGATGTGGCTGTGGTTTATACCGCTGACGCTGGTGTTGGTGTTGATTATCGTATTGGCGCCGTCAGGCATCCCGGGCTTTATTTACGCCGATTTTTAA
- a CDS encoding DUF459 domain-containing protein — translation MKRFISLFASLLVCAFGAAWFSQDSINAYWQQTYHQASPLEPLSEYEWWRTGAKLQQDAYAFSDDLKARLAGQPVIAEPEPQIAEEDGSSEQNAQLNASEPHEKNRPADGRQPQTAQNGGQPEAHRLPITPPANIVLGQGDKVFFAGDSMMQGVAPFVERSLKKQYGIQSVNLSKQSTGLSYPKFFDWPNTIEQTLKQQTDIRLLVVFLGPNDPWDFPKGKKYLKFASPEWSEEYLSRVNRILTTAEQHHVQVIWMGIPYMKQAKLNKQMRYLDKLLADEISPKALWIPTDKLLSNGSDTYADSVNINGKIIRYRSKDGIHFSAEGQKLLADKIMEKIVFQTTPEMNGEERTEQLSAR, via the coding sequence ATGAAACGCTTTATTTCCCTGTTTGCCTCCCTTTTGGTTTGCGCCTTTGGCGCGGCGTGGTTCAGTCAAGACTCCATCAATGCCTATTGGCAGCAAACCTATCATCAGGCTTCTCCGTTGGAGCCTTTGTCCGAATACGAATGGTGGCGCACGGGCGCGAAGCTGCAACAAGACGCATACGCCTTTTCAGACGACCTCAAAGCACGTTTGGCAGGACAGCCTGTGATTGCCGAACCGGAACCTCAAATCGCTGAAGAAGACGGGTCGTCTGAACAAAATGCGCAGCTTAATGCGTCCGAACCGCACGAAAAAAACCGTCCCGCCGACGGACGTCAACCCCAAACGGCACAAAACGGCGGACAACCCGAAGCACATCGTCTCCCCATTACCCCACCTGCCAATATCGTTCTCGGACAAGGCGACAAAGTCTTTTTTGCCGGCGACTCGATGATGCAGGGCGTTGCACCTTTTGTTGAAAGAAGCCTGAAAAAACAATACGGCATCCAGTCGGTGAACTTAAGCAAGCAAAGTACCGGATTGTCCTATCCCAAATTTTTTGACTGGCCGAACACCATCGAACAAACGCTGAAACAACAAACCGACATCCGCCTTCTGGTTGTTTTCCTCGGTCCCAACGACCCGTGGGACTTCCCGAAAGGCAAAAAATACCTGAAATTCGCCTCGCCCGAATGGTCGGAAGAATACCTCAGCCGCGTCAACCGCATCCTGACCACCGCCGAGCAACACCATGTGCAAGTCATTTGGATGGGCATCCCTTATATGAAACAGGCAAAACTTAACAAGCAAATGCGATATCTCGACAAACTTTTAGCAGACGAGATCAGTCCAAAAGCCCTGTGGATACCGACCGACAAACTCCTCAGCAACGGCTCGGACACCTACGCCGACTCCGTCAACATCAATGGAAAAATCATCCGCTACCGCAGCAAAGACGGCATCCACTTCTCTGCTGAAGGGCAAAAACTGCTCGCGGATAAAATCATGGAAAAAATCGTTTTTCAGACGACCCCTGAAATGAACGGCGAAGAACGCACGGAACAATTATCCGCACGTTAA